The window GAGTTGGGTACTCATCGGAGTCCTTCCTTCGTGGGAACTATCGAGCGGTGCCGGTGGCCCGGAACAGCGCCAGCCGGCGGGAGGGCAGGGAGCGCCCGAGCAGGTCTTCGAGGTGCGCGCTGCAGGCGGCGATGCGGTCGAGGTCGACGCCGGGTGGGCGACCGAGGTCGTCCAGCGCGCCGATGACCTCCTCACTGGCGACGTTGCCGGCCGCGCCCTTGCCGGCGAACGGGCAGCCGCCGAGGCCACCGAGCGAGGAGTCGAGGCCGTCGACCCCCGCCTCGACCGCGGCCAAGGCGTTCACCAGTCCCATCCCTCGGGTGTCGTGCGCGTGGAAGCCGAGGTCGAGCCCGGGATGACGCTCGCGGGTTCGCGCGACCAACTGCGCGACCGCCGCGGGGTGGGCCGCGCCGACGGTGTCGGCGAGCGTGACGCGAGTGGCACCGGCGGCGACGACGCGGTCGACCAGCCCGAGGCTGACCTCCGGCTCCACCGGACCTTCGTACGGACAGGCGAAGGCCGTCGCAATGATGGCGGCCACGCGCAGCTCGTCACCGCGCCCGCTGGCCTTCTCCACGATGCCGACGGCCTCGTCGACCGTGCACCCGGCGTTGCGCGCGTTCATGGTCTCGGTGGTGGCGACGACGATGTTGACGACATCGGCACCAGCCGCCGCCGCCTGCTCCACGCCGCGGACGTTGGCCGCCAGCACCTGCAGCTCGGCCCGGACCCGGCCGCGGAGCGCGTCCATCACCGCCCCGGTGTCGGCCATGGACGGCACCGCCCGGGGCGAGACGAAGCTGCCC of the Sporichthya polymorpha DSM 43042 genome contains:
- a CDS encoding hydroxymethylglutaryl-CoA lyase, encoding MTASTEKAPRDLVLTEVGLRDGLQLEAATIPTTVKIELAVAFDQAGYRRIEVGSFVSPRAVPSMADTGAVMDALRGRVRAELQVLAANVRGVEQAAAAGADVVNIVVATTETMNARNAGCTVDEAVGIVEKASGRGDELRVAAIIATAFACPYEGPVEPEVSLGLVDRVVAAGATRVTLADTVGAAHPAAVAQLVARTRERHPGLDLGFHAHDTRGMGLVNALAAVEAGVDGLDSSLGGLGGCPFAGKGAAGNVASEEVIGALDDLGRPPGVDLDRIAACSAHLEDLLGRSLPSRRLALFRATGTAR